One window of bacterium HR17 genomic DNA carries:
- the tolB_3 gene encoding Protein TolB produces the protein MRLKGTTVWQSYGLMGLAGLFVFLLAALAPAPPSPPSQPPRPLFDPAAMQRWLRDRDRFGPGLERRLRAEWQQRALKSRQARQQEISLTAAPGQELYPAWSPDGRTIAFSTNSVDSNGNKRLDQNDGTGTRLRIWLMNPDGSNARPAIPEGDIPSGVPKGDELYPAWFPDSATLALVISAGGTTDIYTVNLRTSPVQIQRRTFGLQGVRRIAVAPSGAEIAFEQNNQIFLLALDTGAIRQLTTQGVNRNPAYLPDGRILFESNLDPNTGQPGAFFHIWVMRGDGQNPRPITSGNQNDTDPAPVYYTNPNSNLGQRGFRVAFTSDRNGNRDVFLTNEDGSQVRQVSPAGNQTQEFQPTVEPFPAVPGTIERIAFVTTRAGSEDIWVISSIDIFPPLLADQFGNPILPQITPKINLPGDTVTLTAAAFDPESGVDKVYAVFKSADNPLFLWAVHNEGFPDSAGQQNPGDQAAIAHEADWMIVNFDPDTGQERNPPLVNTLELMFQAGQGNSVQAFWQQIQPYAIELFDDGTHGDQQAGDGIYTRRIKLPPTPRDYYVTIIPVDRAGNIPASLTFIALGTDDMVMPQPSDPRSPDVQIITTQQGRILQPNRSLSAVPAIGYDNITGCTSKPFAADKDVLLVSDYACGQKWTTQRAAGLGNFERFLNYPGIPTETYYFSDVQPPPLIVPYNLQKGVISRNTQHCPFPNVDLVAIWRTLCRGPVPEEILALYLPRPFVDPVLNTTRLHAERAVVWLAPYTGSLWVDKGTLEDPVTQGKLARFLSRSGRLFIASGQDLGWALTLNGQTNNDFLTTYLKARFSRVVGGFYGDYSLDLISSYQAQRHKLQGQLVASGFYDWGQGFTFNEDRLTADNQNRDPDQERHGTAAGIELLGFNYRPDTTYDPPINPSQYNPSWGFMGEGCENALVMDTVDVLQGAFATYTYLQGGTNAAVQYRDPATDYRVVTFFFPMEAMNNGFKNTTIGQTTFVEPLTFRHTLMNYIMDFLRTGVIAGKVVDTQGRPLAGFTVRAQINSLQQQPIVFGGAITQQDGSYQIIGLNTGVYDLEVAAPGWTSRLLRTTSEGVNDFDNVSSFVSAGNDFTMTKLPPGAISGKVTELDGTTPIVGATVTARIVADEQGNPIVLPPGIPSTYTATTGSDGTYRIEGLPNATYEVTASAPQHSSVTKTGIVVRPGQETTGVDFQLPGSPGTITGQVVDSQTNQGVPNALVEVLSGNTVVKTATTDSQGNFTVTDVPVGTYTVQASASNYKPNSVTGVQVPTAGTVTVTIALARAQPGSISGRVTRADGTPIGGVTVEVVQPATGQVIASATTASSFTTQDGYQRNYLIASVPLGTYTVRVNAPGYTASPSQRTGVTVQENTETRDINFTLRAQFTFTPGVQMVSLPYDYTGTGITPPQLFGTTQIATWVTDPSLTDPTTGASGGQYVFYPTAPADVVRLGRGYFVRFTQSVDFTTPGNPAPTDQPFALVLDKKGWWLIGAPFPFSVDWQRTRVINRANGQNLSLRDAVLQGLLRDALFTLNASGTGYDLSATLDPFRGYWVRVEASQGVILQIDNAPVVNRMALLVTNAGRPSRMAREGRLALSDKDGWLLPLTLRNADGVIATLQIGMNRAASDGPDALDVPLPPPLRQLVPAWTTFAIVSGTGRGEGLWASDIRSLSARPQAWDILVEGQSNAPLTLTWDNLNDLVPNDYRLTLVDLETGDARYMRTTTSYTVELRGGVRRLRVIAERRTGAAGLRIVGLRQQPSRGGALAVQFALTEPAFLEGRLLTLTGRVVQVVQPRRWFPSGDHRLRWDGRGRADNLLPQMPYLLELTAIGERGEQVRATLLVRWR, from the coding sequence ATGCGCCTAAAAGGCACGACGGTTTGGCAAAGTTATGGGTTGATGGGGTTGGCTGGGCTTTTCGTCTTTTTGCTCGCAGCCCTCGCTCCGGCACCACCGTCCCCGCCGTCTCAACCCCCGCGCCCACTGTTTGACCCCGCTGCGATGCAGAGATGGCTCCGAGACCGCGACCGTTTTGGACCTGGGTTGGAACGGCGTCTGCGAGCGGAATGGCAACAGCGGGCGTTGAAGTCGCGCCAAGCGCGTCAGCAAGAGATTTCGCTCACCGCCGCACCGGGTCAGGAACTTTACCCGGCTTGGTCGCCCGACGGGCGAACGATCGCCTTCAGCACTAACAGCGTGGACAGCAACGGCAATAAGCGGCTAGACCAAAACGACGGAACCGGGACGCGCCTGCGCATTTGGCTCATGAACCCTGACGGTAGTAACGCGCGTCCTGCCATCCCCGAAGGCGACATACCCTCTGGTGTTCCCAAGGGAGATGAGTTATACCCGGCGTGGTTTCCTGACAGCGCCACCCTTGCCCTCGTCATCAGCGCCGGTGGCACTACGGACATTTACACCGTCAACTTACGGACATCGCCTGTGCAGATTCAACGGCGCACTTTCGGTCTGCAGGGCGTTCGGCGCATTGCGGTCGCCCCGTCAGGAGCGGAAATCGCCTTTGAGCAAAACAATCAGATTTTTTTGTTAGCACTGGACACTGGCGCGATTCGCCAACTAACGACACAAGGTGTTAATCGCAACCCAGCCTATTTACCTGACGGGCGCATCCTGTTTGAGAGTAACCTTGACCCCAACACGGGGCAACCTGGCGCCTTTTTCCACATTTGGGTCATGCGTGGGGACGGGCAAAACCCCCGCCCGATTACCAGCGGCAATCAGAACGACACAGACCCTGCGCCCGTGTATTATACAAACCCCAACAGCAACTTAGGTCAAAGGGGATTTCGCGTCGCTTTCACTTCCGACCGCAACGGCAACCGCGATGTCTTCCTGACCAATGAAGACGGCTCTCAAGTTCGGCAAGTCTCTCCCGCTGGGAACCAAACTCAGGAGTTTCAACCGACGGTGGAGCCGTTTCCCGCTGTCCCTGGAACGATTGAACGCATTGCCTTTGTGACGACCCGCGCCGGTAGCGAGGACATCTGGGTGATCTCATCCATTGACATCTTTCCGCCGCTGCTTGCAGACCAGTTCGGCAACCCCATCCTGCCGCAAATTACGCCCAAAATCAACCTACCTGGCGACACCGTCACTTTGACGGCAGCCGCATTTGACCCCGAAAGCGGTGTGGACAAGGTTTACGCCGTTTTCAAGAGCGCCGACAACCCGCTGTTTTTGTGGGCGGTGCACAACGAAGGGTTTCCTGACTCCGCTGGACAACAAAACCCTGGCGACCAAGCCGCTATCGCCCACGAAGCCGATTGGATGATCGTCAACTTTGACCCCGACACGGGACAGGAACGCAACCCGCCGCTGGTCAACACACTGGAGTTAATGTTCCAAGCCGGGCAGGGCAACAGCGTGCAAGCCTTTTGGCAGCAAATTCAGCCCTACGCTATTGAGCTGTTTGACGACGGCACGCACGGTGACCAGCAAGCAGGCGACGGCATCTACACCCGCCGCATTAAACTGCCGCCGACGCCCCGTGACTACTATGTGACCATCATCCCGGTTGACAGGGCGGGCAACATACCCGCCTCTTTGACCTTCATCGCTTTGGGAACTGACGATATGGTGATGCCGCAGCCAAGCGATCCGAGAAGCCCTGATGTCCAAATCATCACGACCCAACAAGGGCGCATTTTGCAGCCTAACCGCTCGTTGAGCGCCGTGCCCGCGATTGGTTACGACAATATCACGGGGTGCACCTCTAAACCCTTTGCCGCTGACAAGGATGTGCTATTGGTTAGTGACTACGCTTGCGGTCAGAAGTGGACGACGCAAAGAGCGGCGGGGTTAGGGAACTTTGAGCGCTTCCTTAACTACCCCGGCATTCCCACTGAGACCTACTACTTCAGCGATGTCCAGCCACCACCGTTAATCGTGCCCTACAACTTGCAAAAAGGCGTCATCTCTCGTAACACTCAACATTGTCCTTTCCCCAATGTAGATTTGGTCGCAATTTGGCGGACGCTGTGTCGGGGACCGGTGCCTGAGGAGATTTTAGCCCTCTATTTGCCGCGCCCTTTTGTAGACCCGGTGCTCAACACAACCCGCTTGCATGCCGAGCGCGCCGTTGTCTGGTTAGCGCCCTACACAGGCAGCCTTTGGGTGGACAAAGGGACTTTGGAAGACCCCGTCACGCAGGGCAAACTGGCGCGCTTTCTCAGCCGCAGCGGTCGCCTGTTTATCGCCAGCGGGCAAGACTTGGGTTGGGCGCTGACTTTGAACGGGCAGACGAACAACGATTTTCTCACGACTTATCTCAAAGCCCGCTTCTCCCGTGTTGTCGGCGGATTCTACGGCGACTACAGCCTCGACCTTATCAGCAGTTACCAAGCCCAACGCCACAAACTTCAGGGACAATTGGTCGCATCGGGCTTTTATGACTGGGGGCAAGGGTTTACCTTTAACGAAGACCGTCTCACCGCAGACAATCAAAACAGAGACCCTGACCAAGAGCGACACGGGACAGCGGCAGGCATTGAATTGTTGGGCTTCAACTATCGTCCCGACACCACCTACGACCCGCCCATCAACCCCAGCCAATACAACCCGAGTTGGGGCTTTATGGGTGAAGGTTGCGAGAACGCGTTGGTGATGGATACGGTGGATGTGCTGCAGGGGGCGTTTGCGACCTACACCTATTTGCAAGGAGGCACCAATGCCGCCGTTCAATATCGTGACCCTGCGACAGACTATCGGGTCGTCACTTTCTTTTTCCCGATGGAGGCGATGAACAACGGTTTTAAGAACACAACGATCGGTCAAACGACCTTTGTGGAACCCCTCACCTTCCGTCACACCCTGATGAACTACATCATGGACTTTTTGCGGACGGGCGTGATAGCAGGCAAGGTCGTGGACACCCAAGGGCGACCTCTGGCAGGTTTTACCGTCCGTGCCCAGATTAACAGTTTACAACAGCAGCCTATTGTCTTCGGTGGTGCCATCACACAACAAGACGGTTCTTATCAGATCATCGGGCTTAACACCGGTGTCTACGATCTAGAGGTCGCCGCGCCCGGCTGGACTTCCCGCTTGCTGCGCACCACCTCAGAGGGAGTCAATGACTTTGACAATGTATCCAGTTTCGTCAGCGCTGGCAACGACTTCACGATGACCAAACTGCCGCCGGGTGCCATTAGCGGCAAGGTGACGGAACTGGACGGAACGACGCCCATCGTCGGGGCAACGGTGACGGCGAGAATTGTTGCCGATGAACAAGGCAACCCCATCGTCCTTCCCCCGGGTATCCCTAGCACTTACACTGCGACGACAGGTAGTGACGGCACTTATCGGATAGAAGGGTTGCCCAACGCCACTTACGAGGTTACCGCCTCGGCGCCGCAGCATTCGTCTGTGACGAAAACGGGCATTGTCGTCCGCCCGGGACAAGAAACGACCGGTGTGGATTTTCAGTTGCCCGGCTCACCCGGCACGATCACGGGACAGGTCGTGGACTCTCAGACCAACCAAGGCGTTCCTAACGCCCTCGTGGAGGTCCTTTCAGGTAACACCGTCGTGAAGACGGCGACGACCGACTCACAAGGTAACTTCACGGTCACCGATGTGCCTGTCGGCACTTACACGGTGCAAGCATCGGCTTCCAATTACAAGCCCAACTCCGTCACGGGGGTGCAAGTGCCGACCGCTGGAACAGTGACGGTGACCATCGCATTGGCGCGGGCGCAGCCAGGGAGCATCTCAGGGCGCGTCACACGCGCTGACGGCACACCTATCGGCGGCGTCACAGTGGAAGTAGTCCAACCTGCAACCGGGCAAGTCATCGCTTCAGCGACGACCGCCTCCTCTTTCACGACGCAGGACGGCTACCAACGCAACTACTTGATCGCCAGCGTTCCGTTGGGCACTTACACCGTGCGCGTCAACGCGCCCGGTTACACGGCGTCGCCGTCTCAAAGGACAGGCGTGACCGTTCAGGAGAACACCGAAACCCGCGACATCAACTTCACTCTGCGCGCCCAGTTCACCTTCACGCCCGGCGTGCAAATGGTGAGCCTACCTTACGACTATACAGGCACGGGCATCACACCGCCTCAACTGTTCGGCACGACCCAAATAGCGACTTGGGTCACAGACCCGTCGTTAACCGATCCAACGACCGGCGCGAGCGGAGGGCAATATGTTTTCTACCCGACAGCCCCTGCGGATGTCGTGCGCTTAGGGCGGGGTTATTTCGTGCGGTTTACTCAATCTGTAGACTTCACGACACCAGGCAACCCAGCACCGACCGACCAACCCTTTGCGTTAGTGCTGGACAAAAAGGGTTGGTGGTTGATTGGTGCACCGTTTCCTTTCTCTGTGGACTGGCAACGCACACGAGTGATTAACCGTGCCAACGGTCAAAACCTCTCTTTGCGCGACGCCGTTTTGCAAGGGCTGTTGCGGGACGCCCTCTTTACCCTCAACGCTTCTGGCACCGGCTACGACTTATCGGCTACCTTAGACCCGTTTCGCGGTTACTGGGTGCGGGTGGAAGCGTCGCAAGGGGTCATTTTGCAAATTGACAACGCCCCTGTTGTTAACCGCATGGCGCTGCTGGTCACCAATGCCGGTCGCCCTTCACGGATGGCACGAGAAGGACGGTTGGCGCTGTCGGACAAAGACGGTTGGCTGCTACCCCTGACGCTGCGCAACGCTGACGGGGTCATAGCGACCCTGCAAATCGGGATGAACCGCGCTGCATCTGACGGTCCAGATGCACTGGATGTGCCCTTGCCACCGCCCTTGCGACAACTGGTGCCTGCGTGGACGACCTTTGCGATCGTGAGCGGGACGGGGCGCGGGGAGGGGTTGTGGGCTTCGGACATTCGGTCACTCTCGGCGCGCCCACAAGCGTGGGACATCCTCGTGGAGGGTCAATCCAATGCCCCGCTGACTTTGACTTGGGATAACCTTAACGACCTTGTGCCTAACGACTACCGGTTGACGCTGGTGGACTTGGAGACAGGCGACGCCCGCTACATGCGCACGACCACCAGTTACACAGTGGAGTTGCGCGGCGGCGTCCGTCGCCTGCGGGTGATCGCTGAACGGCGCACCGGCGCCGCTGGGTTGCGCATCGTGGGGCTGCGGCAGCAACCCAGCCGAGGCGGCGCCTTAGCCGTTCAGTTCGCATTGACAGAGCCGGCGTTTTTGGAGGGGCGCCTGCTGACCCTGACCGGGCGCGTCGTCCAAGTCGTTCAGCCGCGTCGGTGGTTCCCATCCGGCGACCACCGGCTCCGTTGGGACGGGCGGGGAAGGGCAGACAATCTGTTGCCACAAATGCCATATCTGCTGGAACTGACAGCGATCGGCGAGCGCGGTGAGCAAGTCCGCGCGACGCTGTTGGTGCGATGGCGCTGA
- the coaE gene encoding Dephospho-CoA kinase yields MRVIGLTGGAGAGKTTVACQLQRRGVPIVFADEVGRHVVAKGSPVLRALVATFGSGVLTTPDGHLDRVKVGHWVFQHPLALRRLNQLTHPAMRCIIEKRLRQLAGRGYPCGGVEAAVLFEMGLLRSVDEVWVVIASERERLRRLVRQPVEPPYPVRFAPRWQNMWRRLRSQLPSSAFIRRAHRVIVTDRYGAAEALRAHAGRQEVSSSCA; encoded by the coding sequence TTGCGCGTTATCGGCTTGACAGGGGGAGCCGGAGCCGGAAAAACGACGGTGGCGTGCCAGTTGCAACGGCGGGGCGTTCCCATCGTCTTCGCTGATGAGGTCGGGCGTCATGTCGTCGCCAAAGGTTCACCCGTCTTGCGGGCGTTGGTGGCGACCTTCGGCAGCGGTGTCCTCACGACTCCTGACGGGCATTTAGACCGCGTAAAAGTGGGGCACTGGGTATTTCAGCACCCGTTGGCACTGCGTCGGCTCAACCAATTGACACACCCGGCGATGCGCTGCATCATTGAAAAGCGCTTGCGGCAGCTGGCTGGGCGCGGTTACCCGTGTGGGGGAGTGGAAGCTGCGGTGTTGTTTGAAATGGGTTTGCTGCGTAGCGTGGACGAAGTGTGGGTGGTCATCGCCAGCGAGCGGGAACGACTGCGCCGGTTGGTGCGACAACCGGTGGAGCCACCTTACCCCGTGCGGTTTGCCCCGCGTTGGCAAAACATGTGGCGTCGCCTTCGGTCCCAACTCCCATCCTCTGCGTTTATTCGTCGGGCGCATCGGGTAATTGTGACAGACAGGTATGGGGCTGCAGAAGCGTTACGCGCCCACGCGGGACGGCAGGAGGTGTCATCGTCATGCGCCTAA
- the rpsA gene encoding 30S ribosomal protein S1 → MSEQATMPADNTDEMMQALQSVQPVRTGAIIKGTVVQVREDGVMVDIGGKAEGFIPAVEWGGNHLSEAKVGDEVEVFVLRAESQKEETEGMVVLSKRRADYERAWKRVQEAYEQGEILQVMVKDRIKGGLLVDLGVDGFVPASQVAIPPGWRLEHFVGRTIKVKVMEIDRDRRRVLCSNKVALEEDRERRRQETLAKLYEGAVVEGIVRRITDFGVFVDLGGVDGLLHVSEMGWTRVNHPSEVVKEGQHLQVVIIGFDPNGPRISLSLKPLLPDPWRSAEHDYPVGSTVKGVVTRIVPFGAFVRLPTGIEGVIPNNELTSRRNVKAEEVLKVGQEVTAKVYQVNPAQRRILLSIRQVAQEQERQELREYMEHQKAPQVTLGDLFPQLGRPQETNEPTE, encoded by the coding sequence ATGAGTGAGCAAGCAACGATGCCCGCCGACAACACGGACGAAATGATGCAGGCGTTGCAATCCGTGCAACCTGTCCGAACGGGCGCCATCATCAAAGGCACTGTCGTTCAAGTCCGCGAAGACGGTGTGATGGTGGACATCGGGGGCAAAGCCGAAGGCTTCATCCCCGCCGTTGAGTGGGGCGGCAACCACCTTTCCGAAGCCAAAGTCGGCGATGAGGTGGAGGTTTTCGTCCTGCGCGCCGAGTCGCAAAAGGAAGAGACGGAAGGGATGGTCGTGTTGTCCAAACGCCGTGCCGATTACGAGCGGGCGTGGAAGCGGGTGCAGGAAGCCTACGAACAAGGCGAAATCTTGCAGGTGATGGTTAAGGACCGCATTAAAGGTGGGCTGTTGGTCGACTTGGGTGTGGATGGGTTTGTCCCCGCCTCCCAGGTCGCCATTCCGCCCGGCTGGCGCTTGGAGCACTTTGTCGGGCGCACCATTAAGGTCAAAGTCATGGAAATTGACCGTGACCGACGTCGCGTGCTTTGCTCCAACAAAGTCGCCTTAGAAGAAGACCGCGAGCGGCGTCGCCAAGAGACGCTGGCAAAACTTTATGAGGGCGCCGTCGTGGAAGGCATTGTCCGACGCATCACCGACTTCGGCGTGTTCGTAGATTTGGGCGGCGTGGACGGGTTGCTGCATGTCAGTGAGATGGGTTGGACGCGGGTTAACCATCCTTCGGAAGTCGTCAAGGAGGGGCAGCACCTTCAGGTGGTCATCATCGGGTTTGACCCCAACGGACCCCGCATTTCGTTGAGCCTCAAGCCCTTGCTGCCTGACCCTTGGAGGTCTGCGGAGCACGATTACCCCGTCGGCAGCACGGTCAAAGGGGTTGTGACCCGCATCGTGCCCTTCGGTGCCTTCGTGCGTTTACCGACTGGCATTGAGGGTGTCATCCCCAACAACGAACTCACATCCAGACGGAATGTGAAAGCCGAGGAAGTGCTCAAAGTCGGTCAAGAAGTGACCGCCAAAGTTTACCAAGTTAACCCCGCACAGCGGCGCATCCTGTTAAGCATCCGTCAGGTCGCCCAAGAGCAAGAGCGCCAAGAACTGCGCGAATACATGGAGCACCAAAAAGCCCCCCAAGTCACGCTCGGCGACCTGTTTCCCCAACTGGGACGACCGCAGGAAACAAATGAGCCGACAGAGTAA
- the sppA gene encoding Putative signal peptide peptidase SppA produces the protein MDPRWRACLGCVGCLTVIGVLLLLLVIAGANFGRMHVPGVAILPIEGLLLGGESESSLTMEVTGSRSVTRLLRRAADDVRVRALVVRVDSPGGSAAAAQEIFLALRRFKERTRHPVVVAMGDVAASGGYYVAAAADRIFALPSTLTGSIGVIWQSVNLEKLLAQLGVRPETLKAGRFKDTGSPFRPMTPQERTLLQSLLNDVHEQFIADVAQARRLPLERVRAIADGRILTGRQALRQGLVDALGTMDDAVQFARRQANLPASAPTILLQEKRSVLDRLIGATAPPFFPRGLATEPLLLHVDGRLGLGVAALLWQGMANLR, from the coding sequence ATGGACCCCCGCTGGCGCGCCTGTTTGGGCTGCGTCGGTTGCCTGACAGTCATCGGTGTGTTGTTGTTGTTGCTCGTCATCGCCGGAGCCAACTTCGGGCGAATGCATGTGCCCGGCGTCGCTATCTTGCCTATTGAAGGGCTCCTGCTGGGCGGCGAGAGCGAATCTTCACTGACGATGGAAGTGACAGGTTCCCGCTCCGTAACACGCCTATTGCGTCGCGCCGCAGACGATGTGCGTGTGCGTGCCCTCGTCGTCCGTGTGGATAGCCCCGGCGGAAGCGCGGCTGCGGCGCAGGAGATTTTTCTCGCCCTCCGCCGCTTTAAAGAACGCACCCGCCACCCTGTCGTGGTGGCGATGGGTGATGTGGCGGCGTCTGGCGGTTACTATGTCGCTGCTGCCGCTGACCGCATTTTTGCCCTTCCGTCCACGCTGACAGGCAGCATCGGGGTAATTTGGCAATCGGTCAATTTGGAGAAGTTACTGGCGCAGTTGGGCGTTCGCCCTGAAACCCTCAAAGCCGGGCGGTTCAAGGACACTGGGTCACCGTTCCGCCCCATGACGCCACAGGAGCGGACGCTGTTGCAAAGCCTGTTGAACGATGTTCATGAGCAATTTATCGCCGATGTCGCGCAGGCACGGCGCTTACCGTTGGAGCGGGTGCGTGCCATCGCTGACGGACGCATTTTGACGGGACGGCAAGCCCTTCGGCAGGGGCTTGTGGATGCCCTCGGGACGATGGACGACGCCGTCCAATTTGCCCGCCGTCAAGCCAACCTGCCTGCCTCCGCCCCGACAATCCTGTTGCAAGAAAAGCGGTCCGTGTTAGACCGTTTGATCGGTGCGACCGCGCCGCCTTTCTTCCCGCGCGGTTTAGCGACTGAACCGTTGTTGCTGCATGTGGACGGGCGGTTAGGGTTAGGGGTCGCCGCCCTGTTGTGGCAAGGCATGGCAAACTTGCGGTAG
- the polA gene encoding DNA polymerase I — translation MPKLVIIDGHSLLYRAFFAVPPLSTRDGTPTNAVYGFLRMLFKLWREERPDYLVIAFDAPTPTFRHQLFADYKAQRVKAPETFRPQLALLKQVLAAIGVAVWEVDGYEADDLMGTAVALAKKQPNLQVVLVTGDMDALQLVDDRVTVLMPKRGITEMERYDAARVQSELGVPPDRIPDLKGLAGDASDNLPGVPGIGEKTARELLQQFGTLEAVLANAAQIPRPQVRDNLLRFADQARQCKQLATLRTDAPLTLKLDDLAVNRWRLRSRPVAELLLRLEMRTLLEELGLMDLLAEEATVRGSVVTAEEEWAKVNTAVKQQGRCALAADIVDGTLQGVAIAWKDCFAYLPVSGAGQTAASGSLFPLDSPPRQPPAREWVLSLCADPTVIKAAHGWKRLLHTFGAEVIEQCGTAPRGFEDTEVLAFLLNPGQSDYNLQRLAAEHRLPTKFRVTWQGDGVSSTAYEEALMVAELAPLLVSAVREAGMWELWERVEMPLIFVLADMERRGVLVDVPYLRNLSEELHRAARQLEERIYQLANTRFNIRSPQQLAEVLFQRLRLPSPRKGAGGRISTAAPVLEALAKEHEIARLILQFRELEKLRSTFVDGLLAAADEHGRVHTTYNQTGTATGRLASSDPNLQNIPARGEWGRRIRRAIIAPRGYRLVSADYSQIELRILAHLSGDEGLCRAFERGEDIHTQAAASVFGVQPEEVTEDMRRKAKVLNFGIVYGISPNGLAQQLGITPDEAQRVIDRYFERFPKVRDYIERTLAFARQNKFVRTLMNRRRFVPDIDSQDPRVQQAAQRVAINTPVQGTSADIIKAAMVAIWRGLKERGYDAHITLQVHDELVLEVAERQVLEVAKFVKQKMEGVAKLRVPLVAEIKVGTHWGEMDRLL, via the coding sequence ATGCCCAAATTGGTCATCATAGACGGACACAGTTTGTTGTATCGGGCATTTTTTGCCGTCCCGCCTTTGTCCACGCGGGACGGCACCCCCACGAACGCTGTTTACGGTTTTTTGCGGATGCTGTTCAAGTTGTGGCGCGAAGAGCGCCCCGATTACCTCGTCATCGCCTTTGACGCGCCGACGCCGACTTTTCGTCACCAACTGTTTGCCGATTACAAAGCCCAACGCGTCAAAGCCCCTGAGACCTTCCGCCCCCAACTTGCGCTGCTCAAGCAAGTGTTGGCGGCAATCGGCGTGGCGGTGTGGGAGGTTGACGGCTACGAAGCCGACGACCTGATGGGCACCGCTGTCGCGTTGGCGAAAAAGCAACCCAATCTGCAGGTCGTTTTGGTCACGGGCGATATGGACGCGTTGCAGTTAGTGGACGACCGCGTCACTGTTTTGATGCCCAAGCGGGGCATCACCGAGATGGAACGCTACGACGCCGCCCGGGTGCAATCGGAATTGGGTGTCCCTCCTGACCGCATTCCAGATTTGAAAGGGTTGGCAGGCGACGCTTCTGACAACTTGCCAGGCGTGCCTGGCATCGGCGAAAAAACGGCGCGGGAACTACTTCAACAGTTTGGGACGCTGGAGGCAGTGTTGGCAAATGCCGCGCAAATTCCTCGCCCTCAAGTGCGGGACAATTTGCTGCGGTTCGCCGATCAAGCCCGTCAGTGCAAACAGTTGGCGACTTTGCGCACCGACGCCCCTCTTACCCTCAAGCTGGATGATTTGGCGGTTAACCGATGGCGCCTGCGGTCACGCCCGGTCGCAGAGTTGCTGCTGCGTCTGGAAATGCGGACGCTGCTGGAGGAGTTGGGGTTGATGGATTTGTTGGCAGAGGAAGCGACCGTCCGCGGTTCGGTGGTGACCGCAGAGGAAGAGTGGGCGAAGGTCAACACGGCTGTCAAGCAGCAAGGGCGGTGCGCCCTAGCGGCGGACATCGTGGACGGCACGCTGCAAGGCGTCGCTATCGCGTGGAAAGACTGCTTCGCTTACTTGCCCGTCAGCGGTGCGGGGCAAACAGCGGCGTCCGGTTCGCTCTTCCCTTTGGACTCACCCCCGCGTCAACCGCCGGCGCGGGAGTGGGTGCTGTCGTTGTGCGCTGACCCGACGGTAATTAAAGCCGCGCACGGTTGGAAACGCCTCTTGCACACTTTCGGTGCGGAAGTCATTGAGCAGTGCGGCACTGCCCCGCGCGGGTTTGAAGACACAGAAGTTCTCGCGTTCCTTCTCAACCCTGGTCAAAGCGACTACAACCTTCAGCGCCTTGCGGCGGAACACCGTTTGCCGACGAAGTTTCGGGTCACATGGCAAGGCGATGGCGTGTCGTCCACTGCCTACGAGGAGGCGTTGATGGTCGCCGAACTGGCGCCTCTGCTGGTCAGCGCCGTGCGGGAGGCGGGAATGTGGGAGCTGTGGGAACGGGTAGAAATGCCGCTGATCTTCGTCTTAGCCGACATGGAACGGCGCGGCGTCCTTGTAGATGTGCCTTACCTGAGAAACTTGAGCGAGGAACTGCACCGCGCCGCCCGTCAACTGGAGGAGCGCATTTACCAATTAGCAAACACACGGTTCAACATCCGTTCGCCCCAGCAACTGGCGGAAGTGTTGTTTCAACGGTTGCGGCTGCCGTCGCCCCGCAAAGGGGCGGGCGGGCGCATCTCCACAGCGGCGCCGGTGCTGGAAGCGTTGGCGAAAGAGCACGAGATCGCCCGCCTCATCTTGCAGTTTCGGGAGTTGGAAAAACTGCGCAGCACTTTTGTGGACGGTTTGTTGGCGGCAGCGGACGAACACGGACGCGTTCACACGACTTACAATCAAACCGGCACCGCCACAGGGCGGTTGGCGTCTTCTGACCCCAACCTGCAGAACATTCCGGCGCGAGGCGAATGGGGGCGCCGCATCCGTCGGGCGATTATCGCCCCAAGGGGCTATCGGCTCGTCAGCGCCGATTACTCGCAGATTGAACTGCGCATCTTGGCGCACCTTTCAGGCGACGAAGGGTTGTGCCGTGCCTTTGAACGGGGCGAGGACATTCACACTCAAGCCGCTGCCAGTGTCTTCGGCGTCCAACCCGAAGAGGTCACCGAAGACATGCGCCGCAAAGCCAAAGTGTTGAACTTCGGCATCGTTTACGGCATCAGCCCAAACGGATTGGCGCAGCAGTTAGGCATTACGCCCGACGAAGCCCAGCGCGTCATTGACCGTTACTTTGAACGCTTCCCGAAAGTGCGCGATTACATTGAGCGGACGCTGGCGTTCGCCCGTCAGAACAAATTCGTGCGCACGCTGATGAACCGTCGCCGATTTGTGCCTGACATTGACAGTCAAGACCCTCGCGTGCAGCAGGCTGCGCAACGGGTCGCGATCAACACGCCCGTGCAAGGGACGAGCGCTGACATCATCAAAGCGGCGATGGTCGCCATCTGGCGGGGCTTGAAGGAACGGGGCTATGACGCCCACATCACACTGCAAGTCCACGATGAGTTGGTCTTAGAAGTGGCGGAGCGGCAAGTGCTGGAAGTCGCCAAATTCGTTAAGCAAAAGATGGAAGGCGTCGCCAAGCTGCGCGTTCCCCTCGTCGCCGAAATCAAAGTCGGCACCCACTGGGGCGAAATGGACCGCCTCCTTTAA